Part of the Carassius auratus strain Wakin chromosome 8, ASM336829v1, whole genome shotgun sequence genome is shown below.
TGTTCTCCGACACATCTTCTTTAGATTCAGGAAGAATGTCATTGTTAGAGTTTTCTGACAAGTTGATTTGTGTTGCAGCCTTTCATGTCACCTCGCTTTGGTGGGGGACCAAGACCCCCCATCAGGATGGGAAACCAGGTGAGTTAGTTCATCAATGTGGTCTTGATGTCAGCTTTTGTAGCTTCAATTAAAATGTCCAATAAAAAAggcattaataaaaatagatgtaaaaattaaatttgtaCAACACTTTTCCAGCCCCCAGGTGGAGTTCCAGCTGCCCAGCCAATGCTCCCAAACATGGATCCCAGACTACAGGGTGAGCATGAGTTAGGAGTATATCTAAATTGACATATTTTAAAGCTGCAGATGACCTAAACTGATTTGACTTCTCCTTTCGCCATCTCAAGGGCCGATGCAGAGGATGAATGTTCCTAGAGGAATGGGTCCCATGGGTCCCGGCCCCCAGAGTTTTGGAGGAGGAATGAGACCACCACACAATTCAATGGGCCCTGGCATGCCAGGAGTGAACATGTAAGACCTTTTGTGACAATAGTGTTTGGGGTTATGAAGAATTCAAtcaaattatatgtttttattcaacaATGACACATTAAATCGATCCGAAATttgagtaaagacatttataatgttacagaagattttctttccaataaatgctcttttttttttttattcatcaaaaaatcctaatGAATGTATCAAAATAATTAACAGCACAACTGATTTGTTGCATTGATAATTTATCAAGCAATGCATTtgcatattaaattgatttctgaaggatcatgggactctgaagactggcgtaatggctgctgaaaattcagctttgacatcactggagcaaattacatttaaaaataacttttctgttgtaatattttaggttgtaataatatttcttaatatttcttttttgtgtgtgttttttctttttaaataaaaaaaagcagccttggtgagcataagagacttcttaaaaatcATACCAACTCcatatttttgaacagtagttaatGATGTAAATGACTGATTAAATGGAAACTGAATACTAATAcacgtttttttgtgttttgtaggGGTCCTGGAAATGGCAGACCACCATGGCCAAATCCAAATGCCAACAATGTAAGTATTctaaatttaagtattttattacagtaattacatgtatttttttattatagaataCTACATTCCCAAACATAATtctgtttgttttggtttagatGCCATATTCATCACCATCTCCTGGTGCTTacggggtaaaaaaaaaaaaaaagttcctcatttactgcacattttattactataataattcATAAAGACTTTGGAGTATAACTTTAAAGCTGTAATACATTTGTTTCTCCAGGGTCCACAAGgaggggggcctccaggaacacCTGGAATTGTTCCTAGTCCTGCAGGTCTGTTTGCCACACATTCAGTTCAGAAAACACAAAGTAATTCAGCTGAGTCTTTCATAACCTTCTCTATTGAATTTAGTTTAACTCTGATTTCCATAGATGTCCGAATTACCCCAGGCTTTGCCTAAAGCAGGATAATGATTGTTAAACTGATCATGGAGAGATTTCCTTCCCAATAATGAAATATTTCTCATCCTCAGACTCCAACAACTCCAGTGAAAACCTGTACACCATGATCAACTCAGGAGGTGGAGGTCGCAACAGTGTAAGAGACAGACCTGCTGACTCATTTCTCAGAGGCACACCATTCAGAAACTGCTTAGTGTAGTACATTAGCGCAGAAGAAAAGTGCCCTTGGCTGTATTCATGTTACCCTTTTTCATCATTACTGTCTGATGGCAGAAACATgtcagtttgttttctttttttttttcagtttcccaTAGGCCCAGGCTCTGAGGGCCCCCTAGGGGCCATGGCAGGAATGGACCCGATGCATATGAACGGAGGTAATGCTAATGTAAAAGCACAtggttatatttaaaataaaaacattcctatttgaaaacatttttttttatcttgtgccTTTATAGGTTCAGGAGACCTGGATGGACTTCCAAAGGTGATTTATAATctttataatagtatttaaagACCGCCAATATTATATTTGGTTGAAGTCAGAATTAGatgtattttaagaatatttaaaagaatgattCAGGAGTGGGTCCTAAAACATGGAAATGAGTTAGCATTTTTACACTTCTGGTTCTATCTTCCTGAAGACACggtgtttttgtttaaatgcctGAAATGAGATCTGTGGTGAACACACACCTACGATAATTTTCATGTTTGATTCATAAGCTATGTTTCCTTTTAAAGATTCAAATTAAACTTCAGCACAAAATTGTGAATAAATCACCGTATTCATCcagagtaaaaaaaactaaacaaaatcgGCACTAAATATCACCAAGAAAACtaggagaagccactgaatataatcTTTTATATGACAATTCTTTTATTGATAAAATTCCTTGCGCCTCAGAGTGAGCAGACTGAACACAATAAATGCAGTCATTCCTTTTGGAGGTGAATGAAAGCTGTTTTGGGATGCAGTCGTGTAagacaattatacaaaaataatttgacGACAGTCtgctcaggcatttcagaatgaccatAACAACATATAGATGCAGTGAAAGAGATTGGTCCGATGCGCATGGAGGAATTTATTTCTTATCAGGAAAAAATGTTTATCCTACTCGAATGTGTGCATCTTAGGGTTTCCATccattgtatttttctttaaatgcaatattccaaaatgtgcataagaataggtggatggaaacatatcTATTGACATTAAACACAGCAGCAATACTCCAggcaaaggttttttgttttttttaaaggcagtTGGTAACAAGTGACTAAATGGGACTAcactgttttgatttattttttatttttttcgattTTACTCACACGCTTACAAACTATTCTAACTCAAACTTGTAGATTTTAAAATAAGATCGAAAGAgttttccaaaacctagtgatgTTGATGCTGAAGTCATGCTTTGATGAAGTTCGTTTACAGACGAACTTTTAGCTTTTTACTATTAACTTATTGTATTTAGGTTTCAAAAGTTGTGTTCATACTGTATATGAAGATTATCATGAAAAGAAACATACAGAGAGAATCATAAATATAGACACAGCTTATTTTCTGCAAATCCTATTGGAGCTAGGGTGATGCTTACTTCCTGACTGgccaaaaataaatcattaaatatgtCATCTCTGCAGCACTCTTATTCACTGCTTATTCACATCTTATAAGAGAACTTACCATCTACGTTTCACATCTCTTCATCAGAATTCTCCTAACAACATGAGTGGCATGAGCAATCCACCCGGGACCCCTAGAGATGAAGATGTAGGAGGCAGCTACCTTCACTCCTTCCAGAATGAGAATGTAAGATTCATTAACTTTTACATCCctttatgttatatattaaaacagGGTTTCCCAAACTTAATCAAATTTTAACTTCAAATCGTAGTCTTACATCTGTACTTCAAGGAAATATTTTTTGGCTGACAAATCAAGTTTGGGGATTTATAGCTGTTTTGAAACTGCTAGCTAGCGATGTAGCTTAATAATGTGCCATTACGAGGCacagctataaaaaaataataataaaatggcgTGCTGGAACAATGCAACACAAATACCAAATTGGTGTAAAGCGAGTTTGTACTTTTCTTGTAGAGTGTActaacttgtttgtttgtttctgtctttACAGCAGTACTCTCCTTCCATGACCATGAGCGTCTGATGCCGGTCTGTCTGCTCCGTTCTGGAAACTCACAGTTGGCCATCGATGACATAGACAGAGTACATGTACAGGAAATGGAATTGGGTGGGACTGCCCTGCATCTTCACAAGTGGTCTCATGCAATATCAAAAAGATTTTTGTTGTtactacttttctttttcttttttaaatggctAGCAAACCTTTTCTCCTCTATTAAGATCGGAAGATCTAAACGTGACTCAGTGCTCCTGGATTTTTAGTTTTCTTGTTCCTCTCAGAGGCCATCTCTCATTAAGAAGAAA
Proteins encoded:
- the LOC113107982 gene encoding single-stranded DNA-binding protein 3-like isoform X2, with amino-acid sequence MFPKGKSSVVPSDGQAREKLALYVYEYLLHIGAQKSAQTFLSEIRWEKNITLGDPPGFLHSWWCVFWDLYCAAPERRDTCEHSSEAKAFHDYSAAAAPSPVLGNMPPGDGMPGGPMPPGFFQGPPGSQASPHAPPPPNSMMGPHGQPFMSPRFGGGPRPPIRMGNQPPGGVPAAQPMLPNMDPRLQGPMQRMNVPRGMGPMGPGPQSFGGGMRPPHNSMGPGMPGVNMGPGNGRPPWPNPNANNMPYSSPSPGAYGGPQGGGPPGTPGIVPSPADSNNSSENLYTMINSGGGGRNSFPIGPGSEGPLGAMAGMDPMHMNGGSGDLDGLPKNSPNNMSGMSNPPGTPRDEDVGGSYLHSFQNENYSPSMTMSV
- the LOC113107982 gene encoding single-stranded DNA-binding protein 3-like isoform X4, which translates into the protein MFPKGKSSVVPSDGQAREKLALYVYEYLLHIGAQKSAQTFLSEIRWEKNITLGDPPGFLHSWWCVFWDLYCAAPERRDTCEHSSEAKAFHDYSAAAAPSPVLGNMPPGDGMPGGPMPPGFFQPFMSPRFGGGPRPPIRMGNQPPGGVPAAQPMLPNMDPRLQGPMQRMNVPRGMGPMGPGPQSFGGGMRPPHNSMGPGMPGVNMGPGNGRPPWPNPNANNMPYSSPSPGAYGGPQGGGPPGTPGIVPSPADSNNSSENLYTMINSGGGGRNSFPIGPGSEGPLGAMAGMDPMHMNGGSGDLDGLPKNSPNNMSGMSNPPGTPRDEDVGGSYLHSFQNENYSPSMTMSV
- the LOC113107982 gene encoding single-stranded DNA-binding protein 3-like isoform X1, with the protein product MFPKGKSSVVPSDGQAREKLALYVYEYLLHIGAQKSAQTFLSEIRWEKNITLGDPPGFLHSWWCVFWDLYCAAPERRDTCEHSSEAKAFHDYSAAAAPSPVLGNMPPGDGMPGGPMPPGFFQGPPGSQASPHAPPPPNSMMGPHGQPFMSPRFGGGPRPPIRMGNQPPGGVPAAQPMLPNMDPRLQGPMQRMNVPRGMGPMGPGPQSFGGGMRPPHNSMGPGMPGVNMGPGNGRPPWPNPNANNMPYSSPSPGAYGGPQGGGPPGTPGIVPSPADSNNSSENLYTMINSGGGGRNSFPIGPGSEGPLGAMAGMDPMHMNGGSGDLDGLPKNSPNNMSGMSNPPGTPRDEDVGGSYLHSFQNENQYSPSMTMSV
- the LOC113107982 gene encoding single-stranded DNA-binding protein 3-like isoform X3; its protein translation is MFPKGKSSVVPSDGQAREKLALYVYEYLLHIGAQKSAQTFLSEIRWEKNITLGDPPGFLHSWWCVFWDLYCAAPERRDTCEHSSEAKAFHDYSAAAAPSPVLGNMPPGDGMPGGPMPPGFFQPFMSPRFGGGPRPPIRMGNQPPGGVPAAQPMLPNMDPRLQGPMQRMNVPRGMGPMGPGPQSFGGGMRPPHNSMGPGMPGVNMGPGNGRPPWPNPNANNMPYSSPSPGAYGGPQGGGPPGTPGIVPSPADSNNSSENLYTMINSGGGGRNSFPIGPGSEGPLGAMAGMDPMHMNGGSGDLDGLPKNSPNNMSGMSNPPGTPRDEDVGGSYLHSFQNENQYSPSMTMSV